A DNA window from Iodobacter ciconiae contains the following coding sequences:
- the mshL gene encoding pilus (MSHA type) biogenesis protein MshL produces MRWQILILVLLLSACAGHPGLEVETGRHLEAKAVSASIPRPVAAAPLLPKPQPAAKTATYSVVVHQVPVNEILFALGRDAKINVDVHAGVSGNVTLNAINQTLLQILERMSKQVDLRWELENGVLTVTPDIPYFKTYKMNYFNLSRNVKSNVTLANSVSSGTGGGSGNSSNTLIDMAADHHLWKQIDLNLKELLGISADIKSGGVQLGTIVQDQSVQALKSNASAGKKEVIKTAVEAAKVAKDVAQANKINVETEKIKTGESLPVNKASPAVDINSSRLVILNSETGVITVRASQKEHIKVAEYLNAVQGGALRQVLIEATIVEVLLSDQYQAGVDWSRIGETDNQLNFSQKSLANNLGTAPLSVLSYTKVGGILSGTFNFTIKMLEQFGRTRVLSSPKIMALNNQTAVMKVVEEQVYFTVKVTPPVITDGKVTTQATYDSELHTVPIGLVMQVTPQISEDGQVALNVRPTITNINSFVEDPAVAILAATTNTQIKSLVPILQVREFDSTLKVASGQVAILGGLIQDSLNNDRQGVPGLSRMPYLGDLFSYRNDKLSKIELVVFLRPVLIKDAGSDLGNYQQFLPNDQFFKNEADHDLSAFQSGSVPLGTKP; encoded by the coding sequence ATGCGGTGGCAAATTTTAATTTTAGTTTTATTGCTCAGTGCCTGTGCTGGCCACCCTGGCCTGGAAGTAGAAACTGGCCGTCATTTGGAGGCTAAAGCGGTTTCTGCCAGCATTCCAAGGCCCGTTGCTGCGGCACCTTTATTACCTAAACCCCAGCCTGCTGCTAAAACGGCTACATATAGCGTGGTGGTGCATCAGGTGCCGGTGAATGAAATTCTTTTTGCATTGGGCCGGGATGCAAAAATTAATGTGGATGTGCATGCAGGGGTGAGTGGTAATGTAACCTTAAACGCAATTAATCAGACCTTGCTGCAAATATTAGAGCGGATGAGTAAACAAGTTGATTTACGTTGGGAGCTTGAAAATGGCGTATTAACAGTTACGCCTGATATACCTTATTTTAAAACCTATAAAATGAATTATTTTAATTTATCCAGAAATGTGAAGTCCAACGTTACGCTGGCTAATTCGGTCAGTAGCGGCACAGGTGGTGGCTCTGGCAATAGCTCTAATACCCTGATTGATATGGCGGCTGATCATCATTTATGGAAACAGATAGATTTAAATTTAAAAGAACTATTGGGTATTTCGGCAGACATTAAAAGCGGCGGTGTACAGCTTGGGACGATTGTCCAGGATCAAAGTGTTCAGGCACTTAAAAGTAATGCATCTGCAGGTAAAAAAGAAGTAATAAAAACTGCGGTAGAGGCAGCAAAAGTAGCAAAAGATGTTGCACAGGCTAATAAAATAAATGTAGAAACAGAAAAAATAAAAACAGGTGAATCCCTGCCGGTCAATAAGGCCAGCCCTGCAGTAGATATTAACAGCAGCAGGCTGGTAATTCTTAACTCTGAAACAGGTGTGATCACAGTAAGAGCCAGCCAGAAAGAACATATAAAAGTAGCCGAGTATTTAAATGCCGTGCAAGGTGGTGCTTTGCGGCAGGTGCTTATTGAAGCAACAATTGTTGAGGTCTTGCTTTCGGATCAGTATCAGGCCGGGGTGGATTGGAGCCGGATTGGTGAAACAGATAATCAATTAAATTTTAGCCAGAAATCTTTAGCCAATAATTTGGGCACAGCGCCATTAAGTGTACTTTCATATACCAAGGTTGGAGGTATTTTGAGTGGCACATTTAATTTTACGATTAAAATGCTGGAGCAATTCGGGCGCACCCGTGTTTTATCTAGCCCAAAGATTATGGCATTAAATAATCAGACTGCCGTGATGAAAGTGGTGGAAGAGCAGGTTTATTTTACGGTTAAAGTGACGCCTCCGGTTATTACGGATGGAAAGGTAACAACACAGGCAACTTATGATAGCGAATTACACACAGTGCCAATTGGTCTGGTTATGCAGGTTACGCCACAAATATCGGAGGATGGTCAGGTTGCACTTAATGTGAGGCCAACGATTACCAATATTAATTCATTTGTTGAAGACCCTGCCGTGGCGATTTTAGCTGCGACAACAAATACGCAGATTAAAAGTCTGGTTCCCATATTGCAAGTCAGAGAATTTGATTCCACATTAAAAGTAGCTAGTGGGCAAGTGGCTATTTTGGGGGGATTAATTCAGGACTCCTTGAATAATGACAGACAAGGTGTGCCGGGTTTGTCCCGCATGCCTTATCTTGGGGATTTATTTAGTTACCGAAATGATAAATTAAGCAAAATTGAATTAGTGGTATTTCTGCGGCCAGTACTAATTAAGGATGCCGGAAGCGATTTAGGAAATTATCAGCAGTTTTTACCTAATGATCAGTTTTTTAAGAATGAAGCAGATCATGATTTATCGGCATTTCAGTCCGGCAGCGTGCCTTTGGGGACTAAGCCATGA
- a CDS encoding ExeA family protein produces MYLEHFGLNEPPFRITPHPEFFFVGAKRGATLDALIYAVLAGEGLVKVSGEVGSGKTMLCRVLIERLPASVDSVYIANPAMRPDELMLMIADDLGIVCDATYASGRVRDLQSALLERFAAGRQVVILIDEAHAMPTESLEAVRLLSNLDHGHHKLLQIVLFGQTELDDRLARQDLRQLRERITHVFQLAPLRSNDIKAYIDFRMRTAGYRGPELFQTGALKSIYRASEGLTRRVNILADKALMAAFSQSAHFVSASHVNAAIKDSAFQPIKKRPALLWILLLLGAVAGGVWGNLQQALLRPQPQELAIAPPLQLVSTNEVADIPLSASFRQKLIESRQKINRAEVSHMAVMLLVTQRDKGGELERFLAQASKDLPRDQLLIYPAELRGNKGWGLVYGFFSDKNSAKAAMAALPESLRKNKPILRSVGGMRDELWNL; encoded by the coding sequence ATGTATCTAGAGCACTTTGGCTTAAACGAACCCCCTTTTCGGATTACACCCCACCCTGAATTTTTTTTTGTCGGTGCGAAACGGGGCGCCACTCTAGATGCTCTGATTTACGCTGTGCTGGCAGGAGAGGGCCTGGTTAAAGTGTCGGGCGAGGTGGGCAGCGGCAAAACCATGCTATGTCGGGTATTAATTGAGCGTTTGCCAGCCAGTGTGGATAGCGTTTATATCGCCAATCCCGCCATGAGGCCGGATGAATTAATGCTGATGATTGCTGACGATCTGGGCATCGTTTGCGATGCGACTTACGCCAGTGGCAGAGTTAGAGATTTACAGTCAGCCTTACTTGAGCGCTTTGCTGCCGGGCGGCAGGTCGTTATTTTGATTGACGAAGCGCATGCCATGCCAACAGAAAGCCTGGAGGCGGTCAGGCTGCTTTCAAATTTGGATCACGGGCATCATAAATTATTGCAAATTGTTTTGTTTGGGCAAACCGAGTTGGATGATCGTTTGGCCAGGCAGGATTTGCGTCAGCTGCGGGAGCGGATTACCCATGTTTTTCAGCTTGCTCCGCTTAGATCGAACGATATCAAGGCTTATATTGATTTTCGGATGCGTACAGCGGGATACCGTGGGCCGGAGCTGTTTCAAACCGGGGCGCTAAAGTCGATTTACCGGGCTTCGGAAGGATTAACCCGCCGGGTTAATATTTTAGCGGATAAGGCCTTGATGGCTGCATTTAGCCAGAGTGCGCATTTTGTGAGTGCCAGCCATGTCAACGCCGCAATAAAAGACAGTGCATTTCAGCCAATTAAAAAACGCCCCGCCTTGTTGTGGATATTACTGCTGCTTGGGGCTGTGGCCGGAGGCGTTTGGGGTAATTTGCAGCAGGCACTACTTAGGCCGCAGCCGCAAGAGCTTGCCATTGCTCCTCCGTTGCAGCTGGTTAGTACAAATGAAGTAGCAGATATCCCTCTTTCAGCTTCTTTTCGCCAGAAATTAATCGAATCCAGGCAAAAAATAAACCGTGCAGAAGTGAGCCATATGGCGGTGATGCTTCTGGTTACCCAGCGGGATAAGGGAGGGGAGCTGGAGAGGTTTTTGGCTCAGGCCAGCAAGGATTTGCCCCGTGATCAGTTACTGATATATCCCGCAGAATTACGAGGTAATAAAGGCTGGGGGCTGGTTTATGGTTTTTTCTCTGATAAAAACAGTGCAAAAGCGGCCATGGCGGCATTGCCGGAATCTTTACGAAAAAATAAGCCTATTTTGCGCTCGGTTGGTGGAATGCGGGATGAATTGTGGAATTTGTAA